The following are encoded in a window of Lactobacillus panisapium genomic DNA:
- a CDS encoding HK97-gp10 family putative phage morphogenesis protein, with protein sequence MANDLDDKLDNWFKLVEKKYDLTAEQKSKITGAGAAVFAEALKKNTPVSSEHYSSGRSVGHTNWKHNERPRKTKHLRDSITFKPGFTSGKVHSGNTTVGFDSKYQAMVARYVNNGTAGMSPKEVKNMHFIEKSQLESKNAVLMAEAKAFKEVIK encoded by the coding sequence ATGGCTAATGACCTTGATGATAAGCTTGATAATTGGTTTAAGTTAGTTGAGAAAAAGTACGATCTAACTGCTGAACAGAAAAGCAAGATTACGGGTGCTGGCGCAGCTGTATTCGCTGAAGCGCTGAAAAAGAACACGCCAGTTAGCTCGGAGCATTACAGCTCGGGACGATCTGTTGGTCACACAAATTGGAAGCATAATGAGCGTCCACGTAAAACTAAGCACTTAAGGGATTCAATTACCTTCAAGCCAGGCTTTACTAGCGGTAAAGTTCACTCAGGCAATACTACCGTTGGTTTTGATAGTAAGTATCAAGCAATGGTGGCTAGGTATGTTAACAATGGCACGGCAGGCATGAGTCCTAAAGAAGTCAAGAATATGCACTTCATTGAAAAATCACAGTTAGAATCTAAAAATGCTGTTCTAATGGCAGAAGCTAAGGCATTTAAGGAAGTGATTAAATGA
- a CDS encoding phage tail protein, protein MEITGLDDIIVWMCDADEKLKTDPDNGGFTYNGDKGKVFDPVTGEELKGLFKIDLLSSRGATQANISGLAPTVSRVYGSNAVAEVNTGTEQPTIALAANDIPHEIYDLLTGLQKDKFGGYARSGKSNPITGGVIAHSQNTRSKIDLYFGFPMGVFVPGELNMQTDTENPSVVHDALTLNAQARGTDLLLYEKFYSNEKDFNFTNMIKYLTNQTITDSTAGNKTPTDTKGNPLSDK, encoded by the coding sequence ATGGAAATTACAGGTTTAGATGACATCATTGTTTGGATGTGTGATGCTGACGAAAAACTAAAGACGGACCCAGACAATGGAGGTTTTACTTACAATGGTGATAAAGGGAAGGTTTTTGATCCGGTTACCGGGGAAGAGTTAAAGGGATTATTTAAGATTGATTTACTTTCTTCACGTGGTGCAACGCAAGCTAATATTTCTGGATTAGCCCCAACAGTATCACGTGTATATGGCTCAAATGCGGTAGCTGAAGTTAATACTGGTACAGAGCAGCCAACAATTGCTTTAGCAGCAAACGATATTCCACACGAGATTTATGATTTACTAACCGGTTTACAAAAAGACAAGTTCGGTGGATACGCGCGTAGTGGTAAGTCGAATCCAATTACCGGCGGTGTTATTGCTCACTCCCAGAATACTCGTTCTAAGATTGATCTATACTTTGGCTTTCCGATGGGCGTTTTCGTACCAGGGGAATTAAACATGCAAACCGATACAGAAAATCCAAGTGTGGTACACGATGCATTAACACTTAATGCACAAGCCCGTGGTACAGACTTACTTCTTTATGAAAAGTTCTATTCAAATGAAAAAGATTTCAATTTTACGAACATGATTAAGTACCTTACTAATCAGACAATCACAGATAGTACAGCTGGTAATAAAACGCCCACTGATACTAAAGGTAATCCACTATCCGATAAGTAA
- a CDS encoding phage major capsid protein — translation MENNINTLATARDEAGSKVEELQNKRNEMAVKMVADPDAFSDEEINKISNELTQAIKVRDFAQKALDEERTNLKTPSPVGGDNPGKSEKAVAFEKAKKITNQFVSDFKNMVTSKVLPEGSETEGPNAGLTIPVDVQTAINTLKRSFTSLEGLVNVENVSVSSGSRVYEKLSDVTPFDNLDDETAEIGDNDDPKLTIVKYVIHRYAGISTITNTLLKDSAENILAWIENWIAKKDVITRNGQILEVLNNGVAKRIPKKVSITDFDGIKDLENNTLDPLVEATSSFITNQSGFNVLSKVKDAEGRYLIQPDPTNPDIKRIEGHTVTVITDRFLPDINGAHPLYYGDFKMAITLFDYQRMTLMTTKEGAGAFERDLTKIRVIDRFDVELIDDGAYAIGTFKTIKDQASNVIANNPAAGK, via the coding sequence ATGGAAAATAATATTAATACATTAGCTACCGCTCGAGATGAAGCAGGTAGCAAAGTTGAAGAATTGCAAAACAAGCGCAATGAGATGGCTGTCAAAATGGTGGCAGATCCAGATGCTTTTTCTGATGAAGAGATTAATAAGATTTCAAACGAATTAACACAAGCTATAAAGGTTAGAGATTTTGCACAGAAAGCATTAGATGAAGAACGTACTAATCTCAAAACACCTTCTCCAGTAGGTGGTGACAATCCTGGAAAATCTGAAAAGGCAGTTGCGTTTGAAAAAGCTAAGAAAATTACTAATCAGTTTGTTTCAGATTTCAAAAACATGGTAACTTCAAAAGTTTTACCAGAAGGCTCAGAAACTGAAGGTCCAAATGCGGGATTAACCATTCCTGTTGATGTTCAAACTGCAATTAATACACTCAAGAGATCGTTCACTTCATTAGAAGGTTTGGTTAATGTTGAAAACGTTAGTGTTTCAAGTGGCAGTCGTGTTTATGAAAAGTTAAGTGATGTCACACCATTTGATAATTTGGACGACGAAACAGCTGAAATTGGTGACAATGATGATCCAAAATTGACTATCGTCAAATATGTAATTCACCGCTATGCAGGAATTTCTACTATTACTAATACTTTACTTAAAGATTCGGCGGAAAATATTTTAGCGTGGATCGAAAACTGGATCGCCAAGAAAGATGTAATCACACGCAATGGTCAGATTCTTGAAGTTCTAAATAATGGTGTTGCTAAGCGGATTCCTAAAAAGGTATCAATTACTGATTTTGATGGCATTAAGGATTTAGAGAACAATACACTTGATCCATTAGTTGAAGCAACTTCAAGCTTTATCACTAATCAATCTGGCTTTAATGTATTATCTAAAGTTAAAGATGCTGAAGGTCGGTACCTGATCCAACCAGATCCAACTAATCCTGATATTAAAAGGATCGAAGGCCATACCGTTACGGTAATTACTGATAGATTTTTACCTGATATTAATGGTGCTCATCCACTCTATTACGGCGATTTTAAGATGGCAATTACGCTTTTCGATTATCAAAGAATGACCTTGATGACAACTAAAGAAGGTGCTGGTGCCTTTGAGCGTGATTTAACTAAAATTCGGGTAATTGATCGTTTTGATGTTGAATTAATTGATGATGGTGCCTACGCAATTGGTACGTTTAAAACAATTAAGGACCAAGCATCAAATGTGATTGCTAATAATCCAGCAGCTGGTAAGTAA
- a CDS encoding head-tail connector protein, giving the protein MTTFLKVDDELKRTLGFLPDDELLDEQSLKRIETALTAAEIYVQNAIGQGDKFYQKKDVAPLYKIACFAIAANLFNHPSSATSSTTAMAIIGQMRGAYAVFREEQENGSTSESRQTNTDD; this is encoded by the coding sequence ATGACTACTTTTTTGAAAGTAGATGATGAGCTAAAAAGAACACTTGGTTTTCTGCCGGATGATGAATTACTGGATGAGCAATCTCTGAAAAGGATTGAAACAGCATTAACTGCGGCAGAAATTTACGTACAAAATGCAATTGGTCAAGGTGATAAGTTCTATCAGAAAAAGGATGTGGCCCCGCTTTATAAGATTGCATGTTTTGCAATCGCGGCTAATCTGTTTAATCATCCGAGCTCTGCCACATCAAGCACTACCGCTATGGCAATCATTGGTCAGATGCGTGGTGCCTACGCTGTGTTTAGAGAGGAGCAAGAAAATGGTTCAACTTCAGAATCCAGACAGACTAACACAGACGATTAA
- a CDS encoding phage tail tape measure protein, protein MAGNIPVGGMETDITLNGTQPVRTLKELRQAVTNATSAWKAQRAELSSVGKSTEAAKAKFEGLKTTIDKQKEYISGLTREQKNLVDAQKNVDRSTEAGKQQYAKYGEQIAKSEGQIKRAETRLTSLTSQQTKAKDSLRYYESGLAKLQNDYRNSSESSRIYISRLKEEHNLFQSSQAKMNSYRSGISNLTEQLKKQEAELKRVGAESGKTSDAYRKQENRVNKTGLSLAELKNKQKNVRAEFNKFHPTGIAVADKAISKLKINSSKLGQSLKSSFEKAKVASAALATGIAGVGAFAIKGAKEAGSLQKTLTENTNLLVTSGEKTKDVTKEVAEMQKDGRKYSIQYAESQQNIAEGYQELIKRGYDGRQSLGAMKSILQASKASGDSFADTMQVTTSVLEAFGMRTSSTAGMLRNTRIVANKLAMAADATATDFKSLGIGMNYVGTSAKTAGRSLTDTASAMGVLSNAGLEAQQAGTGLRKILISLQTPSKSGANALEKYGMSVSDFKDKAGKLKPISAIFKEISDHVPKADRSNFFHNVFGTTGQNAAAILASNTKELERVNKQVAGAYQNDYVGKLANKNMKATKNQEKQFHEAIDAVRIDIGTAMMPALSKASTSMVKVFNRPSTMKGIKKIAEGIATIANKIADLISWLGKSNNFEKVTNFGKVMLAAFASYKLISGIAKVKRSLADLFDNTIISKGFSKVGSLAKAGVSKVGKLLLSGFKNAGSKLASLGSKFGSAFSKVLSKTGALIKSSAKSLVEGLKELGPKLSALGEKLAKTFSNAFNKSVNFGKGLFGKGEGAGRLTGLLQSAHSAGGFSNLTTAGKIGTAATGAGVAIDAGSNFFNAYKDRHSADKRSQDIGKGIGAGIGGGIGLWFGGPLGAAVGSEIGKVVGGWGGQAVNKFTKGWQSKKPPKNFWSLENLGWSSHSMWNGFTKSVGQTINWFKKNWKEIGVYFISPIAGGINSLYKHDPKFKKWANGLAKDFKNGWKGTEKWFSNLGKSIQKSWKGMTSWFTKLGKNMSKGIKSSWKNVSNWFSDISKKVQKSWKGMTSWFTKLGKNMANGIKSAWKGISSWFDGIGKKVQKSWQGMTSFFGKIGKNTVSFFKKPWASITNWFSGIIDDIQNTWNGFFDGISKGLGSLSKIKIGDFHFANGTDWKKRYGVPAVLNDGNDSPQTGNREGILNPDGSVEIVNGRFVKRWLLPGQDVIKASDMAKMFGKANHFANGTVTIKQKEKNYKKELDRLGDKISKTIKDGNLQRSKELTAEFNKISKKYSALKKSTKKTDPHKGKTLVDQGLLTGADRRISHSVWISDKLFKQLTTAPKATKKATRRTVTTRRTGTRKSSATSLRGGSSSISTAGIKSKSVKISAKVSGTKSVNALAKAIKKIKNTKKKVTVKVSGAKSLKSLSKAIKTVNKELKTLTKTAKKNNVAKAFSSMSDKSVKEFKSMGKSIDKEATSIQKDTDKKFSTMQKKIESSMKNINSGVTKLAKSTASGFKNALHKMIGYAESDMKGTINALNRGIKGIDKVLEQFGGNSSVIKPVKFAKGTVNGALAHDTLAMVNDDQYGPRQEAIVRGNNLLIPHGKDRIIPLQKGDQVLNGLQTQELANSFGLPHFAKGSGMRHSALRKLAERSLKNYANSFKSMFTKNVDAKGTNVEKGFTDLGNRSSTEYGNKWSQAMWTVIENAIGDGIGHGGTREAFLKYAEDNFTGVKYVMGAASKLASDCSGMVSQALKHFGVNIGRTTVAMQESSGVQYLGKSLSKTEPGDLVIFGHGSGAAGHVGIIKNPQKGTMFNETPPSARVSRISDGASMGYGFYRVKGLHDAKSKKDNGPSKSLLNLAKKELGASAIKWIKKNLSEAISSFKISGDIGTRAGVLAKALKQLDPKATKNGITAILGNWMFESTLNPGAVNSSGGASGLGQWLGGRLTNLKAFAKKHGKSWKDPATQLLFALKHDGSDSNIFKSVLEGNGSVASLAAKFSQMWERGGYTAQHVAGAQQIASSIPKFSNGGIANRPSIFGDAGAEMAVPLVPTKATRAWELIGKAIGILSAQSGFGNQPIVDSKEKKEEKDFRQAVLLLLERLVNKDNSANITLTTPEGRTLWSVVEPFYKENERANQIKQRRGLSGGF, encoded by the coding sequence ATGGCAGGTAATATTCCGGTTGGCGGTATGGAGACCGATATTACTCTTAATGGTACACAGCCAGTTAGGACTCTTAAGGAGTTACGCCAAGCGGTTACTAATGCTACATCTGCTTGGAAAGCACAGAGAGCCGAATTAAGTTCTGTAGGAAAGTCGACTGAAGCTGCCAAGGCTAAGTTTGAAGGCTTAAAGACCACGATTGATAAGCAGAAAGAATACATTTCCGGCTTAACTAGGGAGCAAAAAAATCTGGTTGATGCTCAGAAGAATGTTGATCGTTCAACTGAAGCAGGGAAACAGCAGTATGCAAAATATGGTGAGCAGATTGCAAAAAGCGAAGGTCAAATTAAGCGTGCGGAGACCAGGTTAACTTCTTTAACTAGTCAACAAACTAAAGCCAAGGATTCATTAAGGTATTACGAATCAGGATTGGCTAAACTTCAAAATGATTATAGAAATTCATCAGAATCATCTCGAATATATATTTCTAGATTAAAAGAAGAACACAATCTTTTTCAATCTAGTCAAGCAAAAATGAATTCTTATCGCTCAGGTATTAGCAATTTAACTGAGCAATTAAAAAAGCAAGAAGCCGAATTAAAACGAGTTGGAGCAGAGTCAGGTAAAACTAGTGATGCTTATCGGAAGCAAGAAAATCGTGTAAACAAAACCGGACTGTCGCTAGCTGAATTAAAGAATAAGCAAAAAAATGTAAGAGCTGAATTCAATAAATTTCATCCAACTGGTATTGCAGTTGCTGATAAAGCGATTAGTAAGCTTAAGATTAATTCAAGTAAATTAGGTCAATCATTAAAATCTTCGTTTGAAAAAGCCAAAGTCGCTAGTGCCGCTCTGGCAACTGGTATTGCAGGAGTCGGTGCATTTGCAATTAAGGGTGCAAAAGAAGCTGGCTCTTTACAGAAAACATTAACTGAAAATACTAACTTATTAGTAACATCTGGCGAGAAAACCAAAGATGTGACTAAAGAAGTTGCAGAGATGCAAAAAGATGGTCGTAAATATTCAATTCAGTATGCGGAATCTCAGCAGAACATTGCTGAAGGTTATCAAGAGCTAATCAAGCGTGGTTATGATGGTCGGCAATCGTTAGGGGCAATGAAGTCCATTCTTCAGGCTTCAAAAGCATCAGGAGACAGTTTCGCTGATACGATGCAAGTTACTACTTCTGTACTTGAAGCCTTTGGTATGAGAACCAGTTCAACCGCTGGTATGTTGCGTAACACACGGATTGTTGCAAATAAATTGGCAATGGCAGCAGACGCAACAGCGACTGATTTCAAATCCCTGGGTATTGGTATGAACTATGTCGGTACTTCTGCAAAGACAGCTGGTAGGTCACTAACTGATACAGCCAGTGCAATGGGTGTTCTTTCTAACGCTGGATTAGAGGCACAACAGGCGGGTACTGGTTTGCGAAAAATTTTGATTAGTTTGCAAACACCGTCTAAGTCGGGTGCTAACGCGCTAGAGAAGTATGGCATGTCGGTTTCTGACTTTAAAGATAAAGCTGGAAAACTGAAACCAATTTCTGCGATTTTTAAAGAAATATCAGATCATGTACCTAAAGCTGATCGGTCTAACTTTTTCCATAATGTATTTGGTACAACTGGACAAAACGCAGCCGCCATTTTGGCAAGCAACACAAAAGAACTAGAGCGCGTCAACAAACAGGTTGCAGGTGCTTATCAAAATGATTACGTTGGCAAACTAGCCAACAAAAATATGAAAGCTACCAAAAACCAAGAGAAACAATTCCATGAAGCAATTGATGCAGTTAGAATTGACATAGGTACTGCAATGATGCCAGCTTTATCTAAAGCTTCAACATCAATGGTTAAAGTGTTTAATCGTCCTTCAACAATGAAGGGGATTAAAAAAATTGCCGAAGGAATTGCTACTATTGCAAATAAAATTGCTGACCTAATTAGCTGGTTGGGAAAAAGTAATAACTTTGAAAAAGTAACTAATTTTGGCAAAGTGATGTTAGCTGCTTTCGCAAGCTATAAATTAATTAGTGGTATTGCTAAAGTAAAACGATCTTTAGCAGATCTGTTTGATAACACCATAATTAGTAAAGGTTTTAGCAAAGTTGGCTCTTTGGCAAAAGCTGGGGTAAGTAAGGTTGGTAAGCTTCTACTTTCTGGTTTTAAAAATGCTGGATCAAAATTAGCATCTTTAGGATCTAAGTTTGGAAGTGCATTTTCTAAAGTGCTAAGTAAAACTGGTGCTTTAATAAAAAGCAGTGCAAAATCACTTGTTGAGGGGCTGAAGGAATTAGGTCCCAAATTATCTGCTTTAGGAGAAAAGTTAGCCAAGACTTTTTCTAACGCCTTTAATAAATCGGTTAATTTTGGAAAGGGGCTCTTTGGCAAAGGAGAAGGAGCTGGTAGACTAACAGGTTTATTACAATCAGCACATTCAGCAGGTGGATTTAGCAATTTAACCACTGCTGGAAAAATTGGTACTGCTGCAACAGGTGCAGGCGTTGCTATTGATGCAGGATCGAACTTTTTTAATGCTTATAAAGACAGACATTCAGCTGACAAGAGAAGCCAAGATATTGGCAAAGGAATTGGTGCAGGTATTGGTGGCGGTATCGGACTATGGTTTGGTGGTCCGTTAGGTGCTGCAGTTGGTTCAGAGATTGGTAAAGTTGTCGGTGGCTGGGGTGGTCAAGCTGTCAATAAGTTCACTAAAGGCTGGCAATCTAAAAAGCCACCTAAGAATTTTTGGAGCTTAGAAAATTTAGGCTGGTCATCTCATTCAATGTGGAATGGATTCACTAAAAGTGTTGGTCAAACTATTAATTGGTTCAAGAAAAACTGGAAAGAAATTGGCGTTTACTTCATTAGTCCAATAGCTGGTGGTATTAATTCGCTGTATAAACACGATCCAAAATTCAAAAAATGGGCTAATGGTTTAGCTAAAGATTTCAAAAACGGCTGGAAAGGTACCGAAAAGTGGTTTTCTAATTTAGGAAAGAGCATTCAAAAATCATGGAAGGGTATGACATCCTGGTTTACGAAACTGGGAAAGAACATGTCCAAAGGGATAAAGTCTTCCTGGAAAAATGTGTCTAATTGGTTTTCTGATATTAGCAAGAAAGTTCAGAAATCCTGGAAAGGCATGACTTCATGGTTTACTAAGCTTGGCAAAAACATGGCTAATGGAATTAAATCTGCTTGGAAAGGGATATCCAGCTGGTTTGATGGCATTGGCAAAAAAGTCCAAAAGTCTTGGCAAGGCATGACTAGCTTTTTTGGAAAGATTGGTAAAAATACTGTTAGTTTCTTTAAAAAGCCATGGGCGTCAATTACTAATTGGTTTTCTGGAATTATAGATGATATTCAAAACACTTGGAATGGCTTTTTTGATGGTATTAGTAAAGGCCTTGGCTCGCTCAGTAAAATAAAAATTGGTGATTTTCATTTTGCCAACGGGACTGATTGGAAAAAGCGCTATGGTGTGCCAGCAGTCCTTAATGATGGCAATGACAGTCCTCAAACTGGTAATCGTGAAGGAATCTTAAATCCTGATGGTTCAGTGGAAATCGTTAATGGCCGTTTCGTAAAGCGGTGGTTATTGCCGGGACAAGATGTTATCAAAGCTAGTGACATGGCGAAAATGTTTGGTAAAGCCAATCATTTCGCTAATGGAACTGTTACCATCAAGCAAAAAGAAAAGAATTATAAAAAGGAATTAGATCGTCTAGGCGATAAGATTTCTAAGACAATTAAAGATGGCAATTTACAACGTTCAAAAGAACTAACTGCTGAATTCAATAAAATCAGTAAAAAATATTCAGCGCTTAAGAAATCGACTAAAAAGACCGACCCACATAAGGGAAAGACATTAGTTGACCAGGGACTATTAACTGGTGCTGACAGGCGGATTAGTCATTCCGTTTGGATTAGCGATAAGTTATTCAAGCAATTAACTACTGCACCAAAAGCTACTAAAAAAGCAACTCGGCGAACAGTAACCACCAGACGAACGGGTACAAGAAAATCATCAGCTACCAGCTTAAGAGGTGGTTCTTCTTCAATTTCAACTGCTGGTATTAAATCGAAATCGGTTAAGATTTCAGCAAAAGTCAGTGGTACAAAATCTGTTAATGCGCTAGCTAAAGCAATTAAAAAGATTAAAAATACCAAGAAAAAGGTAACTGTTAAGGTTAGTGGGGCAAAATCGCTTAAATCTTTATCTAAAGCAATTAAAACTGTTAATAAAGAATTAAAGACGCTAACTAAAACTGCTAAAAAGAACAATGTTGCTAAAGCTTTTAGCTCCATGTCTGATAAATCTGTCAAAGAATTTAAGTCGATGGGTAAATCGATTGACAAGGAAGCTACCAGCATTCAAAAAGATACTGATAAAAAGTTTTCTACTATGCAGAAGAAAATTGAATCCAGCATGAAGAACATCAATTCTGGTGTCACTAAGCTAGCTAAGTCTACTGCTAGTGGTTTTAAAAACGCACTTCATAAAATGATCGGCTACGCTGAAAGTGACATGAAGGGCACAATTAATGCTTTAAATCGTGGTATTAAAGGAATTGATAAAGTTCTAGAACAATTTGGTGGAAATAGCTCAGTAATTAAACCAGTTAAATTTGCAAAAGGTACAGTTAATGGCGCATTAGCTCATGATACTTTAGCAATGGTTAACGATGATCAGTATGGCCCAAGACAAGAAGCTATCGTTCGTGGAAATAATCTGTTAATCCCACATGGTAAAGATAGAATTATACCTTTACAAAAGGGTGACCAAGTCCTTAACGGTTTGCAGACACAAGAATTAGCGAATAGTTTTGGTTTACCTCATTTTGCTAAAGGCTCTGGTATGCGCCACAGTGCTTTGCGCAAATTAGCTGAAAGGAGTTTGAAAAATTACGCCAACAGTTTCAAATCAATGTTTACTAAAAATGTTGATGCAAAAGGTACGAATGTCGAAAAAGGCTTTACAGATTTAGGCAATCGATCATCAACGGAGTATGGTAATAAATGGTCACAGGCCATGTGGACAGTTATTGAAAATGCAATCGGTGATGGTATTGGCCACGGCGGTACTCGTGAAGCATTTCTGAAATATGCTGAAGATAACTTTACTGGCGTCAAATATGTAATGGGCGCCGCATCTAAGCTTGCAAGTGACTGTTCTGGGATGGTATCACAGGCATTAAAACACTTTGGCGTTAATATTGGCCGTACCACGGTAGCAATGCAAGAATCAAGCGGCGTTCAGTATTTAGGAAAATCATTATCCAAGACTGAGCCAGGCGACTTAGTAATATTTGGTCATGGTTCCGGAGCTGCAGGTCACGTGGGTATTATTAAAAACCCGCAAAAAGGCACAATGTTTAATGAGACGCCACCTAGTGCACGTGTTTCACGAATTTCAGATGGGGCTTCAATGGGCTATGGCTTCTATCGAGTAAAAGGTCTGCATGATGCCAAAAGTAAAAAGGACAATGGTCCAAGTAAAAGTTTATTAAATTTGGCAAAAAAGGAGTTGGGCGCTAGTGCAATTAAATGGATCAAGAAAAATCTGAGTGAAGCAATCAGTTCATTTAAGATTTCGGGCGACATTGGAACCAGAGCTGGGGTTTTAGCGAAAGCATTAAAACAGTTAGATCCAAAAGCAACTAAAAATGGTATTACTGCTATTCTGGGTAACTGGATGTTTGAGTCAACACTTAACCCTGGTGCCGTCAATTCTAGTGGTGGAGCTAGTGGTCTAGGTCAATGGCTAGGCGGACGTCTAACCAACTTAAAGGCGTTTGCTAAAAAGCATGGAAAATCATGGAAAGACCCGGCTACACAGCTATTATTCGCACTCAAGCATGACGGCTCTGATAGTAATATTTTCAAATCTGTTTTAGAGGGCAATGGTAGTGTTGCTTCATTAGCGGCCAAATTTTCACAAATGTGGGAACGTGGCGGATATACAGCGCAGCACGTTGCTGGTGCTCAGCAGATAGCTTCTTCGATACCTAAGTTTAGCAATGGTGGTATTGCTAATAGACCTTCTATCTTTGGCGATGCGGGTGCAGAAATGGCTGTACCATTGGTTCCAACAAAAGCTACGCGCGCATGGGAGCTCATTGGTAAAGCGATTGGCATCTTATCCGCCCAGAGTGGTTTTGGTAATCAGCCAATAGTTGATTCTAAAGAAAAGAAGGAGGAAAAAGATTTCAGACAAGCAGTTTTATTGCTATTAGAAAGACTTGTTAATAAAGATAATTCAGCAAATATCACATTAACAACTCCAGAAGGCCGAACGTTGTGGTCTGTTGTTGAACCGTTTTATAAAGAGAATGAACGTGCAAATCAAATCAAGCAAAGGAGGGGATTAAGCGGTGGCTTCTAG
- a CDS encoding phage tail assembly chaperone, translated as MSVKVNGKKLHLTTFEVPTTGANIRKCLVAQRDFAKVNQTISNVDLENDESIINSLDAQIKLIDTYTDFLKPILKLSNDQVKKVEDSDFSDVVDFANEVIEKVLGFDSDKSKESESK; from the coding sequence ATGTCAGTAAAAGTTAATGGTAAAAAATTACATTTAACAACGTTTGAAGTTCCGACCACCGGGGCAAATATTAGAAAGTGTCTAGTTGCTCAACGCGACTTCGCGAAAGTGAATCAAACGATTAGCAACGTGGATTTAGAAAATGATGAATCGATCATTAATTCGTTGGACGCTCAGATTAAGTTAATTGATACTTATACAGACTTTTTAAAACCAATTCTTAAGCTTTCTAATGATCAGGTTAAGAAAGTTGAAGATTCAGATTTTTCAGATGTAGTAGATTTTGCAAATGAGGTAATTGAAAAGGTTTTAGGTTTCGATTCTGACAAAAGCAAGGAATCAGAGTCTAAGTGA
- a CDS encoding head-tail adaptor protein, protein MVQLQNPDRLTQTIKFGTIEDSEDINGVPTRDFSQIGKPTLCGRWSLTTNQAIQMAGLDQTQSFIVVVHHRENWSGITHAKFSNELYQVSNINQDPYRNPTAYDLITLTKVSDANG, encoded by the coding sequence ATGGTTCAACTTCAGAATCCAGACAGACTAACACAGACGATTAAATTCGGCACTATCGAAGATAGTGAAGATATTAATGGCGTCCCAACTAGAGATTTTTCGCAGATTGGCAAGCCTACATTGTGTGGACGATGGAGCCTAACCACTAATCAAGCAATTCAAATGGCAGGGCTAGATCAAACTCAAAGTTTTATCGTTGTTGTTCATCATAGAGAAAACTGGTCAGGTATTACTCATGCAAAGTTCAGCAATGAGTTATATCAGGTTTCTAATATTAACCAAGATCCATATCGCAATCCAACGGCTTACGATTTAATCACATTAACGAAAGTGAGTGATGCGAATGGCTAA
- a CDS encoding DUF806 family protein, translating into MTVAKQVVDELNSAGIDGLGKAYSFLIPASSLNSETKALIAVSEVMQLPAEHGSNTYNQLETRIQVKICYPKNCHIDAEDFEKSIASFFTQKDWLRQPDNGHYLDEQSRIEIDLFFTRRN; encoded by the coding sequence ATGACCGTAGCAAAACAGGTGGTTGATGAGCTTAATTCAGCTGGAATTGATGGCTTAGGTAAAGCTTATTCATTCTTAATTCCGGCCAGTTCATTAAATTCGGAAACAAAAGCATTAATTGCCGTTTCTGAAGTTATGCAATTGCCGGCAGAACACGGTAGTAACACTTACAATCAATTAGAAACTAGGATACAGGTCAAAATCTGTTATCCGAAAAACTGTCATATAGATGCAGAGGATTTTGAAAAATCAATCGCGTCTTTTTTTACGCAAAAAGATTGGCTTAGACAGCCAGATAACGGTCACTATCTTGACGAGCAGAGCCGGATAGAGATCGATTTGTTTTTTACAAGGAGAAATTAA